From Streptomyces sp. GSL17-111, one genomic window encodes:
- the hisD gene encoding histidinol dehydrogenase, translating to MLRTISLTRIDLRGTASSGGPGGIDRDLLPRAELDVEAALEKVRPICEDVRHRGTAALIDYARRFDGVTLDRVRVPAEALRSALEELDPAVRAALEESIRRARTVHSAQRRTDHTVHVVPGGTVTERWVPVERVGLYVPGGKAVYPSSVVMNVVPAQEAEVPSLAVASPPQAEFGGLPHPTILAACALLGVDEVYAVGGAQAVAMFAYGTEDCAPAQLVTGPGNIWVAAAKRLLKGRIGIDAEAGPTEIAILADATADPAHVAADLISQAEHDTLAAAVLVTDSEELAKAVDAELSTRVAATKHAERVTEALAGRQSGVVLVDDVEHGLRVVDAYAAEHLEIQTADAAAVAARVRNAGAVFVGPYAPVSLGDYCAGSNHVLPTGGCACHSSGLSVQSFLRGVHVVDYSRDALAEVTHHVVNLAEAEDLPAHGAALTARFDGKVPGA from the coding sequence GTGCTGCGAACCATTTCCCTGACCCGCATCGACCTGCGCGGTACCGCCTCCTCGGGCGGCCCCGGCGGGATCGACCGGGACCTGCTGCCCCGTGCCGAGCTCGACGTCGAAGCCGCCCTGGAGAAGGTGCGGCCCATCTGCGAGGACGTACGGCATCGCGGCACCGCGGCCCTCATCGACTACGCGCGGCGGTTCGACGGCGTCACCCTGGACCGCGTCCGCGTCCCCGCCGAGGCGCTCCGGAGCGCCCTGGAGGAGCTCGACCCGGCCGTGCGCGCGGCCCTGGAGGAGTCCATCCGGCGGGCCCGCACCGTGCACAGCGCCCAGCGCCGCACCGACCACACCGTGCACGTCGTCCCCGGCGGCACCGTCACCGAGCGCTGGGTGCCCGTGGAGCGGGTCGGCCTGTACGTGCCGGGCGGCAAGGCGGTCTACCCGTCCTCCGTCGTGATGAACGTGGTGCCCGCGCAGGAGGCCGAGGTTCCCTCCCTGGCGGTGGCCTCGCCCCCGCAGGCCGAGTTCGGCGGGCTGCCGCACCCGACGATCCTGGCCGCCTGCGCGCTGCTGGGCGTCGACGAGGTCTACGCCGTCGGCGGCGCCCAGGCCGTCGCCATGTTCGCCTACGGCACCGAGGACTGCGCTCCCGCCCAGCTCGTCACCGGCCCCGGCAACATCTGGGTGGCGGCGGCGAAGCGGCTGCTCAAGGGCCGCATCGGCATCGACGCCGAGGCCGGGCCGACGGAGATCGCGATCCTCGCCGACGCCACCGCCGACCCCGCGCACGTCGCCGCCGACCTGATCAGCCAGGCCGAACACGACACGCTCGCCGCCGCCGTCCTCGTCACCGACTCCGAGGAGCTGGCGAAGGCCGTCGACGCGGAGCTGTCCACGCGGGTCGCCGCGACCAAGCACGCCGAGCGCGTCACCGAGGCCCTGGCCGGCCGGCAGTCCGGCGTCGTCCTCGTCGACGACGTCGAGCACGGCCTGCGCGTCGTGGACGCCTACGCGGCCGAGCACCTGGAGATCCAGACCGCCGACGCCGCCGCCGTCGCCGCCCGGGTGCGCAACGCCGGGGCCGTCTTCGTCGGCCCCTACGCGCCCGTCTCCCTCGGTGACTACTGCGCGGGCTCCAACCACGTCCTGCCCACCGGCGGCTGCGCGTGCCACTCCTCGGGGCTGTCCGTGCAGTCCTTCCTGCGCGGCGTCCACGTCGTCGACTACTCCCGCGACGCCCTCGCCGAGGTCACCCACCACGTCGTGAACCTCGCCGAGGCGGAGGACCTGCCCGCGCACGGCGCCGCCCTCACGGCCCGCTTCGACGGGAAGGTGCCCGGCGCGTGA
- a CDS encoding histidinol-phosphate transaminase has translation MTVLEDLPIRDELRGQSPYGAPQLDVPVRLNTNENPYPLPEELVARIAERVAEAARGLNRYPDRDAVELRTRLAAYLTRTCGYAVNADGVWAANGSNEVLQQLLQAFGGPGRTALGFDPSYSMHALIARGTGTDWVSGSRREDFTVDVDAARREIARHRPHVVFVCSPNNPTGTAVEADTVVAVYDAAQRAARGKGALVVVDEAYGEFSHHPSLLPLLEGRPNLVLSRTMSKAFGAAGLRLGYLAADPAVVDAVQLVRLPYHLSAVTQATALAALEHTDTLLGYVERLKSERDRLVTELRAAGCEVTASDANFVQFGRFAGEGGAHAVWQALLEHGVLVRDNGVPGRLRVTAGTPEENDAFLDAVRAVMKEYER, from the coding sequence GTGACCGTCCTGGAAGACCTGCCGATCAGGGACGAGCTGCGCGGCCAGTCCCCCTACGGAGCGCCGCAGCTCGACGTCCCCGTCCGGCTGAACACCAACGAGAACCCGTACCCGCTGCCCGAGGAGCTGGTGGCGCGGATCGCCGAGCGCGTCGCCGAGGCCGCGCGCGGCCTCAACCGCTACCCCGACCGGGACGCCGTCGAGCTGCGCACCCGGCTCGCCGCCTACCTCACCCGCACCTGCGGGTACGCGGTCAACGCCGACGGGGTCTGGGCCGCGAACGGCTCCAACGAGGTCCTCCAGCAGCTCCTTCAGGCGTTCGGCGGTCCCGGGCGCACGGCACTGGGCTTCGACCCGTCGTACTCGATGCACGCGCTGATCGCCCGGGGCACCGGCACCGACTGGGTCTCCGGCTCCCGCCGGGAGGACTTCACCGTCGACGTCGACGCGGCCCGCCGGGAGATCGCCCGGCACCGCCCGCACGTGGTGTTCGTGTGCTCCCCGAACAACCCCACCGGCACCGCCGTCGAGGCCGACACCGTGGTGGCCGTGTACGACGCCGCCCAGCGCGCGGCGCGCGGCAAGGGCGCGCTCGTCGTCGTCGACGAGGCGTACGGCGAGTTCAGCCACCACCCGTCCCTGCTGCCGCTGCTGGAGGGCCGCCCCAACCTGGTGCTCTCCCGTACCATGTCCAAGGCGTTCGGCGCCGCCGGACTCCGGCTCGGCTACCTGGCCGCCGACCCGGCCGTCGTGGACGCGGTGCAGCTCGTGCGGCTGCCGTACCACCTCTCGGCCGTCACCCAGGCCACGGCGCTCGCCGCGCTGGAGCACACGGACACCCTGCTCGGCTACGTCGAGCGGCTGAAGTCCGAGCGGGACCGCCTGGTGACGGAGCTGCGGGCGGCCGGGTGCGAGGTGACGGCGTCCGACGCCAACTTCGTGCAGTTCGGCCGGTTCGCCGGCGAGGGCGGCGCGCACGCCGTCTGGCAGGCGCTGCTGGAGCACGGCGTGCTGGTGCGGGACAACGGGGTGCCCGGCCGGCTGCGGGTCACGGCGGGCACCCCCGAAGAGAACGACGCGTTCCTGGACGCAGTACGCGCAGTGATGAAGGAGTACGAGCGATGA
- the hisB gene encoding imidazoleglycerol-phosphate dehydratase HisB has translation MSRVGRVERTTKETSVVVELGLDGTGKVDVATGVGFFDHMLDQLGRHGLFDLTVKTEGDLHIDSHHTIEDTSLALGAAFRQALGDKRGIVRFANASVPLDESLAQVTVDLSGRPYLVHAEPENMAPMIGPDYDTTMTRHILESFVAQAQIALHVHVPYGRNAHHIVECQFKALARALRYASEIDPRQTGIPSTKGAL, from the coding sequence ATGAGCCGCGTGGGACGGGTGGAGCGCACCACCAAGGAGACCTCCGTCGTGGTCGAGCTGGGCCTGGACGGCACGGGGAAGGTCGACGTCGCCACCGGTGTCGGCTTCTTCGACCACATGCTCGACCAGCTCGGCCGGCACGGTCTGTTCGACCTCACCGTCAAGACCGAGGGCGACCTGCACATCGACAGCCACCACACCATCGAGGACACCTCCCTCGCGCTCGGCGCCGCCTTCCGGCAGGCCCTCGGCGACAAGCGGGGCATCGTCCGGTTCGCGAACGCCTCGGTGCCGCTCGACGAGTCCCTCGCCCAGGTGACGGTCGACCTCTCCGGGCGGCCCTACCTCGTGCACGCCGAGCCCGAGAACATGGCCCCGATGATCGGCCCCGACTACGACACCACGATGACCCGGCACATCCTGGAGTCCTTCGTCGCGCAGGCGCAGATCGCGCTGCACGTCCACGTGCCCTACGGGCGGAACGCCCACCACATCGTGGAGTGCCAGTTCAAGGCGCTCGCCCGCGCCCTGCGGTACGCCAGCGAGATCGACCCCCGGCAGACGGGCATCCCGTCCACCAAGGGCGCCCTGTGA
- the hisH gene encoding imidazole glycerol phosphate synthase subunit HisH produces MSTAATKKVVVFDYGFGNVRSAERALARAGADVEITRDYDAAMNADGLLVPGVGAFAACMAGLKEARGDWVVGRRLAGGRPVMGICVGMQILFARGVEHGVAAEGLDEWPGTVGPLKADVVPHMGWNTVEPPADSQLFAGLDPDARFYFVHSYAAHGWELEVHNPAIAPAKVTWSTHGERFVAAVENGPLWATQFHPEKSGDAGAQLLTNWIGTL; encoded by the coding sequence GTGAGCACGGCCGCCACCAAGAAGGTCGTCGTCTTCGACTACGGCTTCGGCAACGTCCGGTCGGCCGAGCGGGCGCTCGCCCGGGCCGGTGCCGACGTGGAGATCACCCGCGACTACGACGCGGCGATGAACGCCGACGGGCTGCTCGTCCCCGGCGTCGGCGCGTTCGCCGCCTGCATGGCCGGGCTCAAGGAGGCCCGGGGCGACTGGGTCGTGGGCCGCCGGCTCGCCGGGGGCCGCCCGGTCATGGGCATCTGCGTCGGCATGCAGATCCTCTTCGCCCGGGGCGTCGAGCACGGCGTGGCGGCCGAGGGCCTGGACGAGTGGCCCGGCACCGTCGGACCGCTGAAGGCCGACGTCGTCCCCCACATGGGCTGGAACACGGTCGAACCGCCCGCCGACTCACAGCTCTTCGCCGGGCTGGACCCCGACGCCCGCTTCTACTTCGTGCACTCCTACGCCGCGCACGGGTGGGAGCTGGAGGTGCACAACCCGGCGATCGCGCCGGCCAAGGTGACCTGGTCCACGCACGGCGAACGCTTCGTCGCCGCCGTGGAGAACGGGCCGCTGTGGGCCACCCAGTTCCACCCCGAGAAGTCCGGCGACGCCGGTGCGCAGCTCCTCACCAACTGGATCGGTACCCTGTGA
- the priA gene encoding bifunctional 1-(5-phosphoribosyl)-5-((5-phosphoribosylamino)methylideneamino)imidazole-4-carboxamide isomerase/phosphoribosylanthranilate isomerase PriA encodes MTQKLELLPAVDVRDGQAVRLVHGESGSETSYGDPLQAALAWQSAGAEWLHLVDLDAAFGTGDNRDRIAEVVRTMDLKVELSGGIRDDASLKAALATGCTRVNLGTAALESPEWVAKIIAEHGEKIAVGLDVRGTTLRGRGWTRDGGDLYETLERLNAEGCARYVVTDINKDGTLQGPNLELLTNVCSATDRPVVASGGVSSLADLRAIATLVPQGVEGAIVGKALYAKAFTLEEALEAVSG; translated from the coding sequence ATGACCCAGAAGCTCGAACTGCTTCCCGCCGTCGACGTCCGCGACGGCCAGGCCGTGCGCCTCGTGCACGGCGAGTCCGGCTCCGAGACCTCCTACGGCGACCCCCTCCAGGCCGCGCTCGCCTGGCAGTCGGCCGGCGCGGAGTGGCTGCACCTGGTGGACCTGGACGCCGCCTTCGGCACCGGCGACAACCGGGACCGCATCGCCGAGGTCGTCCGCACCATGGACCTGAAGGTGGAGCTGTCCGGCGGCATCCGCGACGACGCGTCCCTGAAGGCGGCGCTGGCCACCGGCTGCACCCGCGTCAACCTGGGCACGGCGGCGCTGGAGTCCCCGGAGTGGGTCGCGAAGATCATCGCCGAGCACGGCGAGAAGATCGCCGTCGGCCTCGACGTCCGCGGCACCACGCTGCGCGGCCGGGGCTGGACCCGGGACGGCGGCGACCTGTACGAGACGCTGGAGCGCCTCAACGCCGAGGGCTGCGCCCGCTACGTCGTCACCGACATCAACAAGGACGGCACCCTCCAGGGCCCGAACCTGGAGCTGCTGACGAACGTCTGCTCCGCCACCGACCGCCCGGTCGTGGCCTCCGGCGGCGTCTCCTCACTGGCCGACCTGCGGGCCATCGCCACGCTCGTCCCGCAGGGCGTGGAGGGTGCCATCGTGGGCAAGGCTCTCTACGCGAAGGCGTTCACCCTGGAAGAGGCCCTGGAGGCGGTGTCGGGATGA
- a CDS encoding Rid family hydrolase, protein MTIERVRGRSPFEEAVGSARAVAAGDRATATALPFLDGVVEGEGDPYTQARVAFRLALDALAELGADVGAVVRTRLYLAHSRDVDAVSRAHQEVFGAVRPVTTLVVVSGFADSRVLVEVEVEAHREVSGERS, encoded by the coding sequence ATGACCATCGAGCGCGTGCGAGGCCGCAGTCCCTTCGAGGAGGCCGTCGGCTCCGCACGCGCGGTCGCCGCGGGCGACCGGGCCACGGCCACCGCCCTGCCGTTCCTCGACGGCGTGGTGGAGGGGGAGGGCGATCCGTACACGCAGGCCCGCGTGGCCTTCAGGCTCGCCCTCGACGCCCTGGCCGAGCTCGGCGCGGACGTCGGCGCCGTCGTCCGCACCCGGCTGTACCTGGCCCACAGCCGCGACGTCGACGCGGTGAGCCGGGCCCACCAGGAGGTCTTCGGAGCGGTGCGGCCCGTCACCACGCTGGTCGTCGTGTCGGGCTTCGCCGACTCCCGGGTCCTGGTGGAAGTGGAAGTGGAAGCACACCGAGAAGTCTCAGGAGAACGTTCGTGA
- the hisF gene encoding imidazole glycerol phosphate synthase subunit HisF yields MTLAVRVIPCLDVDAGRVVKGVNFQNLRDAGDPVEMAKVYDAEGADELTFLDITASSGNRETTYDVVRRTAEQVFIPLTVGGGVRTPDDVDRLLRAGADKVGVNTAAIARPELIREIAERFGRQVLVLSVDARRTPSGSFEVTTHGGRRGTGIDAVEWAHRAAELGAGEILLNSMDADGTKDGYDTEMIAAVRRHVTVPVIASGGAGKPADFPEAISAGADAVLAASVFHFGDLRISEVKDALRAAGRPVR; encoded by the coding sequence GTGACCCTGGCCGTACGAGTCATCCCCTGCCTGGACGTGGACGCCGGCCGGGTCGTCAAGGGCGTCAACTTCCAGAACCTGCGCGACGCCGGTGACCCGGTGGAAATGGCGAAGGTCTACGACGCCGAGGGCGCCGACGAGCTGACGTTCCTGGACATCACCGCCTCCTCGGGCAACCGGGAGACCACCTACGACGTCGTGCGCCGCACCGCCGAGCAGGTCTTCATCCCGCTCACCGTGGGCGGCGGCGTCCGGACCCCCGACGACGTGGACCGGCTGCTGCGGGCCGGGGCCGACAAGGTCGGCGTCAACACCGCCGCGATCGCCCGGCCCGAACTGATCCGGGAGATCGCCGAACGCTTCGGACGGCAGGTGCTCGTGCTGTCGGTGGACGCCCGGCGCACCCCCTCGGGCTCCTTCGAGGTGACGACGCACGGCGGCCGCAGGGGAACCGGCATCGACGCCGTGGAGTGGGCGCACCGCGCGGCCGAACTGGGCGCGGGGGAGATCCTGCTGAACTCCATGGACGCCGACGGCACGAAGGACGGCTACGACACCGAGATGATCGCCGCCGTGCGCCGGCACGTCACGGTGCCGGTCATCGCCTCCGGGGGCGCGGGGAAGCCCGCGGACTTCCCGGAGGCGATCAGCGCGGGCGCCGACGCCGTCCTCGCCGCCTCCGTCTTCCACTTCGGTGACCTGCGGATCTCCGAGGTCAAGGACGCCCTGCGCGCGGCGGGCCGGCCGGTCCGCTGA
- a CDS encoding TIGR03085 family metal-binding protein, protein MSTHARRERLLLADLLEAAGPDAPTLCGEWRTRDLAAHLVVRERRPDAAGGLLIKPLAARLDRVQGEFAARPYDELVELVRTGPPRRSLYSLKQVDEAANTVEFYVHAEDVRRARPEWTPRILDPVFSDALWKRLEKMARLLGRRCPVGLVLRRPDGQTAVVRKGTPVVTVTGEPGELLLYAYGRQRVARVDVDGDPDAVTRAGEAQLGL, encoded by the coding sequence ATGTCGACTCATGCCCGGCGTGAACGCCTGCTCCTCGCCGACCTCCTGGAGGCGGCGGGTCCGGACGCCCCGACCCTGTGCGGGGAGTGGCGGACCCGCGACCTCGCCGCCCACCTCGTCGTCCGGGAACGCCGGCCCGACGCGGCCGGCGGCCTCCTGATCAAACCCCTCGCCGCCCGTCTCGACCGGGTGCAGGGCGAGTTCGCGGCGCGGCCGTACGACGAGCTCGTGGAGCTCGTCCGTACCGGCCCGCCGCGTCGCTCGCTCTACTCCCTCAAGCAGGTCGACGAGGCGGCCAACACCGTCGAGTTCTACGTCCACGCCGAGGACGTCCGCCGGGCCCGCCCGGAGTGGACGCCGCGCATCCTGGACCCGGTCTTCTCCGACGCGCTGTGGAAGAGGCTGGAGAAGATGGCCAGGCTGCTGGGCCGCAGGTGCCCGGTGGGCCTGGTGCTGCGGCGCCCGGACGGGCAGACGGCCGTGGTCCGCAAGGGCACGCCGGTCGTCACCGTCACGGGTGAACCGGGCGAGCTCCTGCTGTACGCCTACGGCCGCCAGCGGGTCGCCCGGGTCGACGTCGACGGTGACCCGGACGCCGTCACCCGCGCCGGGGAGGCCCAGCTGGGCCTGTGA
- the hisI gene encoding phosphoribosyl-AMP cyclohydrolase translates to MSAFPIRPPQRQNAPMPATALDPAVAARLKRNADGLLPAIAQQYDTGEVLMLGWMDDEALHRTLTTGRCTYWSRSRREYWVKGDTSGHVQYVRSVALDCDGDTLLVQVDQVGAACHTGDRTCFDAGRLPLATPAPDAAPPSPQTGTPEQER, encoded by the coding sequence ATGTCGGCTTTCCCGATTCGGCCGCCTCAGCGGCAGAATGCTCCCATGCCCGCAACCGCACTCGATCCCGCCGTCGCCGCCCGCCTCAAGCGGAACGCCGACGGCCTGCTCCCCGCCATCGCCCAGCAGTACGACACCGGTGAGGTCCTCATGCTGGGGTGGATGGACGACGAGGCCCTGCACCGGACCCTGACCACGGGCCGGTGCACGTACTGGAGCCGCAGCCGCCGCGAGTACTGGGTCAAGGGCGACACCTCGGGCCACGTGCAGTACGTGCGGTCCGTGGCGCTGGACTGCGACGGCGACACCCTGCTCGTCCAGGTCGACCAGGTCGGCGCCGCCTGCCACACCGGCGACCGGACCTGCTTCGACGCCGGCCGGCTCCCGCTGGCCACCCCCGCCCCGGACGCCGCCCCGCCGTCCCCGCAGACCGGCACGCCGGAACAGGAGCGCTGA